TTCGGCACATCGACGCTCTTCAGCACGCCGCCGCTCACCAGGGCCATGGTGATGATGCCCATGGCCTTCTGCGCATCGTTGGACCCGTGCCCGAAGGCCATGAAGGACGACGATATGATCTGGAGCCTGCCGAAGTACTTGCTGACGGCGCCCGGAGAGAGCCGGCCGAAGAGACGCAGGATCAGCTTCATGAACAGGTAGCCGAAGACGATGCCGAAGACCGGAGAAATGAGGAGCGATGTCAGGATCTTGATGATGCCGTCGACGTTCAGGATGCCCGTACCCCCGTAGGCCATTGCCGCGCCGGCGATCCCGCCGAAGAGCGCGTGCGAGGAGCTGACGGGCAGTCCCACCAGGATGGTCATGATGTTCCAGAGGATCGCCGAGAGCAGGGCCGAGACGATGACCATGTCGGTGACGGCCTTGGGATCGACGATGCCCGTGCCCACGGTCTTCGCGACGGCCGTCGACAGGAAGGCGCCGAGAATGTTCATGCCCGCGGCGAGAACCACCGCCGACGTGGGCGACAGGACCTTGGTCGACACGACGGTCGCGATGGCATTCGCGCAGTCGTGCCACCCGTTCGCAACGTCGAAGACGACCGCGAGAATGATGATGAGGATCAGGATCTCATGCATGTTTCAGGACGATGCCTTCGAGGATATTGGCGATGTCCTCGGCCCGGTCCGAGGCGTCCTCGAAGAGCTGATAGATATCCTTCCACTTGATGATGTAAATGGGGTCGTTGTTGTCGTTCAGAAGCTTGCCCAGGGCGTCACG
This region of Nitrospirota bacterium genomic DNA includes:
- a CDS encoding inorganic phosphate transporter — encoded protein: MHEILILIIILAVVFDVANGWHDCANAIATVVSTKVLSPTSAVVLAAGMNILGAFLSTAVAKTVGTGIVDPKAVTDMVIVSALLSAILWNIMTILVGLPVSSSHALFGGIAGAAMAYGGTGILNVDGIIKILTSLLISPVFGIVFGYLFMKLILRLFGRLSPGAVSKYFGRLQIISSSFMAFGHGSNDAQKAMGIITMALVSGGVLKSVDVPKWVILICAVAMGFGTLFGGWKIIKTLGHKMLKLEPIHGFAAETASTGIIIAASHWGLPVSTTHVVSTAILGVGATKRLSAVRWGIAGKIVLAWVLTLPVCIVMAWGIQTLLVRYHLG